The sequence agcaaaagaaagaaagcgagagatagagagagatggagagagagcaaaagaaagaAGGCAGTTTAAGAATCCAGTTAAAATCCCTTTCTATTCGACCACAAGCTGCGAGTCCTTTAAATTCACTCCAAACGCCAAACAGACTTCTGCTACTGAGCAGGGTCAGAAATACTTAAACAACCAGCTATGTATCTATTAACAGCAGGAAGCTTAATCCAAACAAGGTCAAGAATACAGTTCTCTAGGAGGGAATTATAGGTAGGGCCAggcgatttttaaaatgtatttgatatatatatacaacaacaaaaaataccctGCATTTTGATTATCCGACCTCAAGAGGTCGATATATAGCACCTTCTCACACCACATGTGAATTGTCACTTGTGCATATCATGACCATCTAACATAATTATCTAATTAGCCCAAAATAAATTCCCAACCTTGTGGATTGACGTTAAATTAACAAAGTAGACATTTTCATTCGCTATAGAAATACATGTAAAAACGTAAATGCTGAGGATATGGCTTTTGCAAGCGCCAACAACAACACCTCTCGAAAAAGTTGACAAACCCCAAAATGCGCGCATTCCTTAAAACACGTCCAAAATATTTGAGGCAGTCTGTTAAAAACCTGAAAGTATCTCTATAATAACGGACGAATCCAGTGACACACAAAACCAATAGACTATTCTCCATCTTTGTAGGAGAGCTAGGTGAAGACGTTAAAGTTGTTCTGGTTGATACAGTGCATTTACAAGCATTGAATTATTCAACAGTCTCAGATTATCATTCCAAGTACCTGCGCTTTGTGGAGGCGGAGAAGCGCATCTCTCCAAATACTGCGTTTTTTAAACAGAGTTGAAGGAGTAGTTGGGTTGGTTTTTCTATAGAAAATGAAAATAGGCATTTATGTTCTGAAAATAGTCTACATTTCCCTCTACATTTTCTGATATAAAAAGGCCTATCATACTCATATTTTAAGAACAGACGAATACGTTGTGAAATATTTGTGTTGGTTGATGTCTTGTTATGTAAAGATGAGACTATAGCTTCCACAACCTTCTAAGGTAGAAGCATTCTACTGAGACAACATaatgtgttttttaaaatgtatttcagatGGCTGTCTAACCTGTATCCGTTTATAATCTAAATGCTAAACTGcattttttgtatattgttctctGCAAAGAGCGACCCAGTGGGTATTGTCTCTTTTTTAAGCCATAGCCTATTTAGATTTGGAATTGTTTATATTTTCTGGTTGGATTCATAGTCTCTCCCTTTTAACGGTCCTTATTGCCCCATTTGTATAACCTCCAATGATAAGGAATTGAGTCTGTTGAGCCTTGTTCAGACTGCAGGTCTTAATGatcaaatcagttttgtttttcatATCCTTTGGAATAGGGCTACTGACTGTCCAAACAACAcgttacaagtgaccaaatcggatttgtgtgtgttcagactgCGGTCTtttgctgacatggctatgcTAATTATCATAGTCATGGTGGGTGTGTGCACAATAGTGCaggccagggtttcccaaactcggcccTGGGTCcccattttgttttttgccctagcacgtCACatttgattcaaataatcaaaactTTTTTGGCTAGCCTAaggcagtcaactagctagctagccagcctaaggcagtcaactagctagctagccagcctaaggcagtcaactagctagctagccagcctaaggcagtcaactagctagctagccagcctaaggcagtcaactagctagctagccaacctaaggcagtcaactagctagctagccagcccaaggcagtcaactagctagccagcttaagggagtcaactagctagctagcctaaggcagtcaactagctagctagcctaaggcagtcaactagctagctagcctaaggcagtcaactagctagcttaACCATTTAGTCACATGgtcaggaatcagatttgtatctgACTTGAAATATCCAATTAcatgtgctttttggctgttcagactgcaggaaaagAACAGATTTAAAACAGAattgcattttttatttttatttgagtcACTGCCAATGTGGAGAGGATCAGGTTGAGCAAAGTGAGGTGCAGAATCCCTGATCTACAAATAGTATTTCCTGCCAAATAATAGGCTTTGTTCGATTAATTAAGATTCGTATGCAACGCCTCCCCTGGTTTAGGAGATCCAAACACTCACCCACTGCCAGGCATTGAATGATTGATTGGAGACAGCTTGTGCCAATTAAAGAGCCTTTCCTAGTATTTTGTGCCTGCAGCAAACCCAGTGAATAATACTGGAAACACcggttaaaccccccccccccccccccccccccccccttgccccCTTGCCCTAATAGCAATATATACTGTAGGGTATAGGACGGTTCTGAGTGACTGGGTTAATATAATGCTATAGTGATAATACACTTAGCCACCAGATGATGCAAGTGAGCCACAATCACTCCTGAGCTGCAGATGCTTATATTGCCATGGTAATTGTATTCAATAGGGGTCCTATGTCAGATCCAGGGGACTCAAATTGTAGAGCGAAAGATAATTTGAACTTGAGTGTGAGAGTAGTAAGGAGGATAATGAGGAAGATCCATTAGTGATAGCAGCGCTTGATTTCTCTGTTAAGTAGACAACGGTTGACTCTCTCAGCCATCTAAATGTCGTACATAGGGAATAAGGGCTGCCACGCTTAAGTGAGTATCATTAGACACAACAGCTGTCCACTGAGAACCTAAATAGCTGTCATTAGGAAAGTTATCTCACGTCTTCTAATATGAGAACCAAGGCTTTTGTCTTTCAAGCATCTACAGGAAGACTAGAACAATGAAGAACTCAGATGTATCACACCTCACTTTTAGCATAATGCATATTTCATGCAAATACTGAGAATGGTCCAATGGTCTCTTAGACTCCTACTTCTCTGACTCCTACTGCTATGtcaggtgaaataaaaatgaagTGTTTGACAGTGAAGAGTGGTTTGGAGCATGTTGCTGAGACAATGTTCTTTATTATGTATTGCGTTTTGTGACAAACCACTTTTCACTGTAGTTTGTAAGAGAGCAGAGCTCTCTCAGAGATAGTGTGAAGGATGGCATTACCTTAGAGACACAAAGGGGTTTAGGGCAATCTATAATAAAACCATGAACAAACAATGATTTATTTTACAAAGTAAAACTTGAACAGAACCTTAAGGGCACTGCGACAAAGTCATGAGCAAGATGACAAAGACGAATGTTTTAAGAATTGCTATTGTGAAATCTGGTTGGTTAAACCCTCAAGCTGAAACCAGCAGTGAAAACAATCATTTTCTGAGATGTTTGAAGTGTGGCTGTATCCAAACAGAAGGCATTATTATGTGTGCATTAGAGCCTACAGGTGTGCAGTGGAGAAGAAATATAGTCAGAGTACTTGACACTTTATATGGAGCTGGCTATTAGAGCAACAAAGAAATGGGAGAGAAATCAATGCCACTCCATTAATTGGATGTAAAGACAGCTAGCTTTCTGTTCAATAGAGACTTCTCTCATCTACGCCTTTACAAGACCTTACACATGGCTGTTAACATCTTACTCCTATCAGTATGCACTAGAAACAGAGGCGGACCACTTGATAGAAACAGCATTTGATCAGAATTGGCTGTGATTGGGATACTTCAGGCGTTGATTTCAGCCATGCCAAGTGATTGCCCAGCCCACCACATTGAGTTGAGTAGAGTTTGTGAATGACATCATATTGCAGTAAAAGTTATTGTGTGTTCCGCAAAACTCAGTGTGTTAGctgggcttctctctctctcctccagtgaaGAAGAGCTGAGTTGTGTGACTGCTTATCTGAGCCTTCAGTCAGAACAAAATAATTATGCTGCCGCAGATGGCTTGTGTTGTTGTTGGCCAGGCTTGAAAAGAGCTTCATCCTTATCATACAATAAAATCGTCTCAGTCAGCAGACATGTCAATCTGAAGCTTTTCTTAACatgtgtctctgtaatccctcatCACTACCGAGGGAgcttggcctctctctctctctctctctctctctctctctctctctctccctctctctctctctctctctctctctctctctctctctctctctctctctctctgatacacaGGTCCCAGTGCTGAGGGGGGAGCAGCaatagaacacccccccccccccccggggtgcatgtttagttttttgccctagcactacacagctgattaagcTGCTCTAttgctcccccccctctctctctctctcagcactggGCCCTATGTATCAGAGAGTGACATAGGTGatggctcctctcctctctcccttcataaGGAATTACAGTTGAGAGAGTGACACATTTTCTGTTTGTGTGATGCTGCTGGGCTCCTCACGAGTCACATAACCTCAGTATAATCTCCATGACGTTGGCTGTCAGGGTGGCAGGGAGCCATGCCTTCTGAGATACCCACCATCCTCTCTCTATGTCTTTGACACCCCAGAAGCTCCATGACATCACTCTGTGCGTATTTTGTATATCACTCCTCTTGGCTCCCAGGCCAAGTCAAACACACTTTACGCTAGGCCCATGACtcttctcaaacacacacacccacgcacaaatgcaaacatgcacacaaatacaaatgcactggcacacacactcactggcacATAGTGACTGGGATGTATGTTTTCTCACACGCCCCCATGCACTCCTCTGGGCCATGGGGGAGTTCACTTGGCGGAGACTTCTCCGTTTGTGTGATGTGGCTCACATCCATAATCTGTGAATGCCATTTTTCTCCAGGGACTGTGACATTGCAGATGTGCTGAGTTGGTAGGTTTACAGGCTGGCTGCTGGGCAGACGTCTGGGCTAATTCACTCTGACTAGCAGGTAGTTACACGACAGCCGAACAGGCAGCTTAAGAAAATCTGACACTCACTTTGAGAGGCAAAACAAAGTAGACGTCTTAAAGAAGCGGTTTATACTCCAACAAGTTGCACCAACTGTTCAGGTATGTGCTGATGAGAAAATATTGATCGGTCTCTTCTAGCTAACATAAACTGTAGGTGTGTAGCCGTTCACTCTGCACTTGGATATTTTTTAGAGCGTGTCTAAAAAAGTTGTTCATTCTTAAAACTCTCGTCTAATTTCAATGGGATTATCTTAAATTGAATTTCTAATCATCCTTCCAACACAAACTAAATCTTCAAACTTAATCACTCTGCAAGTGCTGAATACCTTCTTTTCCCTGTGGGGGTAGTAGGCATGCAGCTGGTAGCCTGCTTAGCGGTGCTGGTGCTCTGTGTGGCAGAGGCTGTAGAGAATTGTCCCGATGTATGTAAATGCACCAAGCAAACCAGCCCtgaaaggtcagaggtcaactgCCACAAGAAGGGGATGAGGAAGTTCCCCTCCAAACTGCCCCCGGATTCCTGGATTCTTAAAATGGGTGAGTCCATTGTTTGCAATTGTGGGAAAAACCCCTTCCCGCAATTTTGTTGAAAATAGCCTCAAGTATTAAACTGAAACTCTCATTGAAATGTAGAACTTTGTGATCAATATGCCCCCTGATGGTGTTTTGCCAATATCCTGAAACTAAATATAAACTTTTTAAAGTATGTGCCAGCTGTCTGTCTCGGAATCGATAGGCTCTTTTATTGACGTAACCACAAGAAATAGGCTGGTCTTACCATTTTCTGTTGTGATTTCTTTCTCATACTATTTCTGTGGTCGATGTCCCAGGCGAGAACAGAATAGTAGACCTCCCGCCAAACGTTCTGAAACCCATCCCCAAGATCGAAAGCATCAACTTGGAACGCAACGTCATCAAATCAATACACCCCCAGGCCTTCTCTGGAGCCCGGAGGCTGATGCTGCTCAACCTGTATGGGAATCAGATCAACAAACTCCCCCTGAAGGGCTTCCAGGATCTGCTCAACCTCCGCTTCCTCATGCTGGGCCAGAACCAGATTTCCAGTGTCAAACCAGACATGTTCACTGGCATGAGGAACCTCTCAGACCTGGACCTGCCTCTCAACTCTCTGACTGCCCTCCCTTCCAACGCCTTCAAGCCTCTGATCGCCCTCAAGGTCCTGGACCTGGCCCTCAACCGCATCCAGAGAATCTCCACAAAGGGCTTTGTGGGCTTGACGGAGTTGCTGTTCCTCAACCTGGACAACAACAGCCTAAAGAGTATCCCGGCTGGGGCCTTCAAGCCTCTGGCCTCCCTGGAGATGCTGGTGCTGGATAACAACCTGCTGTCCACGCTGACCTCAGCCACTCTGGAGGGCTTGTCCAACCTGCAGGAGCTCTACCTCAGGAACAATGAGCTGGAGAGGCTGCCTCAGGACCTGTTCAGACACACACCCAAGCTTTCCCAGCTGGCCCTCAGTGGGAACAGGCTGAAGACTGTGGATGGAAGCATGTTCACCCAGCTGTCTGGTAAGAGACTGACTGTTCACCAAACTATTCTATGCCTTTTTTAAATTTGTGAAATAAATATGATTTGTCATATGTGTTCTTCATGTGTACCATAGATAGACAAAGGCCCAATGCacccatttttatctcaatatcaaaccatttctgggtaacaataaaGTAGCTTACAGTCATTGTTTTCATTTAAAagggtcaaaaagaaacaaaaatagcttctcaAGCTATAATTTTGCTAAGAGTGGTCTGAGTGCTGGAAGTGACACCTGAAAAAAATGTGCTGTTAttagcagagaggtttggaactctttcttattggtctattaactcatttagcgcatggtgatgtcatcatggaagaccaaaactccatcccaccaaaacaggctgaaacagCTCTTACAATAAAAGGGCATTatgatcattttcacaatttcacagtattattcctacctcatagtgtggaaatatacaggcaattgccaaaataaaggaaacacaaacataaagtgtcttaatagggtgttcagtcagaacagcttcaatgcaccttggcattgATTGTATAAGTGTCTacaactctattggagggatgcaacaccattttttcacaagaaattccataatttggtgtttgttgatggtggtggaaaatacAGTCTCAGGCGCTATTCCACAATCTCccaagtgttcaattgggttgagatctggtgactgagaaggCCATGGCTTATGATTTACatagttttcatgctcatcaaaccattcattGACCattcgtgccctgtggatgggggaatTGTCATCCTTTGGGGGCATAGGATGGAAGCCAAAATAAttgcctgcccagcattttttatacataaccctaagcatgatgggatgttaattgcttaattaactcaggaaccacacctgtgtggaagcgccttatttcaatatactttgtatccttcACTTACTCAAGTGTGTCCATAATTTTGTTACCAGTATATAAAACGCAGATACATTAAGTttctgactgcactgggcctttaagttaCATTTGGTAATGCAACGTTATATCCATTTGGATTATGCAGAAAGATGAAAGATGTCACAATAAGCATCTAATCTGACTGTGATTCTGCTCTGCCTCCTACCAGGCCTGAAGGAGGTGTATCTCCACGACAACCCCTGGACGTGTGACTGCAACATCAACAACCTGGTGCGCTGGATGTCCCAGACCAAGGCCAACCTCTCCCCTTTGGAGTCCCTGAGGTGTGTTGCCCCAGCAGGTTACCGTGACAAAGCCCTCAATAGCCTCAAAGACCAGAATCTGCGCTGCCGGGCCTAGACTGAAGACACGCCAACCCTTACAACGTGCTGCCAAGACTGAAGCCAAACCAACCTTTACTCTACTCCAGCATCCCGCATTAGCCACGGTCCTGCTACAGAGTTACCTGTTATACAACACCTACTACTCAGTTATGGTCGAACGACAGCACAGTTACCCATTTCTGTATAACACCTAAACTCTTAGaagaaagggttccaaaagggttctttgtgaAGACAATGGTTCTTTGTgaggcaaagggttctacctagaacctttaAAAGCATAAGAACTGTTTTTGGAAGAAAGGGTTCTTTgatgattctttggaaggcaagaagaGTTATACATAGAATCATATACTGTATCATATATCCCACCATTCTCTATTGCAGGGGGATTTTCAGTATTGTTtgttttaatatctgtgtttttgcatgtgcaTTGTTTGATTGATATATTTGATGCTACACTTTTTTTGAAATAAATCCAATCTGTCCGTAGTTATTTATTTCATCTGTTACttagatggttgt is a genomic window of Oncorhynchus kisutch isolate 150728-3 linkage group LG21, Okis_V2, whole genome shotgun sequence containing:
- the LOC116356239 gene encoding leucine-rich repeat-containing protein 15-like, with the translated sequence MQLVACLAVLVLCVAEAVENCPDVCKCTKQTSPERSEVNCHKKGMRKFPSKLPPDSWILKMGENRIVDLPPNVLKPIPKIESINLERNVIKSIHPQAFSGARRLMLLNLYGNQINKLPLKGFQDLLNLRFLMLGQNQISSVKPDMFTGMRNLSDLDLPLNSLTALPSNAFKPLIALKVLDLALNRIQRISTKGFVGLTELLFLNLDNNSLKSIPAGAFKPLASLEMLVLDNNLLSTLTSATLEGLSNLQELYLRNNELERLPQDLFRHTPKLSQLALSGNRLKTVDGSMFTQLSGLKEVYLHDNPWTCDCNINNLVRWMSQTKANLSPLESLRCVAPAGYRDKALNSLKDQNLRCRA